In one Janibacter cremeus genomic region, the following are encoded:
- a CDS encoding TrkH family potassium uptake protein yields MTQDVTNRHLLNRLVANPSRTVMLGFAAVIALGTGALMTPLAAEPGESTDLLTALFTATSATCVTGLVTIDTASHWSTFGELVILAMIQIGGLGVMSAATLLVMVIGRRLTAPANVLTGAESRSIAHRNPGQVLVDVLKFTLLVEMVTAIVLSLRLRASYHADWGDALYSGLFHAVSAFNNAGFGLHDDSAVSWVDDPWMCLPLMASVMVGGLGFPVWWEMFRHWRHQFQRWTVHATITIWGSLVLWIGGTALFAAFEWRNDGTLGPLSTGGKILASAFQSVTARTAGFNSVDIDGVHQQTLLMLDALMFIGGGSAGTAGGIKIGTFALLGFVIWAEIRGEPTVRIFHRRLSPDNQRQALTVALLGVGLIVGATGVLLTVSPFRLDATLFEAISAFGTVGMSTGITPDLPPVGQLVLIALMFLGRLGPITLGAALALRNRPRRFEVPTERLLVG; encoded by the coding sequence GAATCCGTCCCGGACGGTCATGTTGGGTTTCGCTGCAGTGATCGCGTTGGGTACCGGGGCCCTGATGACTCCGCTCGCCGCCGAGCCGGGTGAGTCCACCGACCTGCTCACGGCGCTGTTCACCGCCACCTCCGCGACCTGCGTCACCGGCCTGGTGACCATCGACACCGCCAGCCACTGGTCCACCTTCGGCGAGCTGGTCATCCTCGCCATGATCCAGATCGGCGGACTCGGGGTCATGTCGGCGGCGACCCTGCTCGTCATGGTCATCGGCCGCAGGCTCACCGCGCCCGCCAACGTCCTCACCGGTGCGGAGTCGCGTTCCATCGCGCACCGCAACCCCGGCCAGGTCCTCGTGGACGTGCTGAAGTTCACCCTCCTCGTGGAGATGGTGACCGCCATCGTGCTGAGCCTGCGGCTGCGCGCCAGTTACCATGCTGACTGGGGCGATGCGCTCTACTCGGGGCTCTTCCACGCCGTCTCCGCCTTCAATAATGCCGGCTTCGGACTGCACGACGACAGTGCCGTCAGCTGGGTCGATGACCCGTGGATGTGCTTGCCACTGATGGCCTCGGTCATGGTTGGTGGCCTCGGTTTCCCAGTCTGGTGGGAGATGTTCCGACACTGGCGGCACCAGTTCCAACGCTGGACCGTCCACGCGACGATCACCATCTGGGGTTCGCTCGTGCTGTGGATAGGCGGCACCGCCCTCTTCGCCGCCTTCGAGTGGCGCAACGACGGCACCCTCGGGCCCCTTAGCACCGGAGGGAAGATCCTCGCATCCGCCTTCCAGTCCGTCACGGCTCGCACCGCTGGCTTCAACAGCGTGGACATCGATGGCGTCCACCAGCAGACCCTGTTGATGCTCGACGCACTGATGTTCATCGGTGGAGGCAGCGCCGGCACCGCCGGCGGCATCAAGATCGGCACCTTCGCCCTACTCGGCTTCGTCATCTGGGCCGAGATCCGCGGCGAACCCACCGTGCGGATCTTCCACCGTCGTCTGTCCCCCGACAACCAGCGCCAAGCCCTCACCGTCGCCCTGCTCGGCGTCGGTCTCATCGTCGGGGCGACGGGTGTCCTGCTCACCGTCTCCCCCTTCCGCCTCGACGCGACCCTCTTCGAGGCGATCTCTGCCTTCGGCACCGTCGGGATGTCCACCGGCATTACCCCTGACCTCCCCCCCGTAGGGCAGCTCGTGCTCATCGCCCTGATGTTCCTCGGACGGCTCGGTCCGATCACGCTCGGCGCCGCCCTGGCGTTGCGCAACCGACCTCGACGCTTCGAGGTCCCCACCGAAAGGCTCCTCGTTGGCTAA
- a CDS encoding potassium channel family protein encodes MAKYDIAVIGLGRFGSVLALRLERAGRRVLGVDISEAVVDNLKEEMRHLAIAEARDEESLRQLEITADTLVVLGMTDVTASLMAATALSELGVREVWAKAGSRQHYEALRRMGVSRIIQPERDAGLSMAAELLHR; translated from the coding sequence TTGGCTAAGTACGACATCGCCGTCATCGGACTGGGCCGATTCGGCTCCGTCCTCGCGCTGCGGCTCGAGCGGGCGGGACGACGCGTCCTCGGCGTCGACATCAGCGAAGCCGTGGTGGACAACCTCAAGGAGGAGATGCGGCACCTCGCGATCGCCGAAGCGCGGGACGAGGAGTCCCTCAGGCAGCTGGAGATCACCGCCGATACCCTCGTGGTCCTCGGGATGACCGACGTCACCGCGTCCCTGATGGCCGCCACGGCCCTCAGCGAGCTCGGGGTACGTGAGGTGTGGGCGAAGGCGGGTTCGCGCCAGCACTACGAGGCCCTGCGTCGGATGGGCGTCAGCCGGATCATCCAGCCCGAGCGGGACGCGGGATTGTCCATGGCCGCCGAGCTGCTGCACCGCTGA
- a CDS encoding DMT family transporter: protein MRTLLLLALITFSEATIGVFVKLTDGRIPIQTLTFYAMAFAATFLFIARALATRQWPRFPAGNVKDTAIIGVLIAAQGGVFNFAMSLVPIANAVIFWSIAPFFVFIFSAIFLGEKARKSYILIFAIALAGIALANPLGGGHMLGNFVALATGAIYAAMVTYMRYEGKTETGNDIAWSLLVAALSLSPFLLIVGPGQVATTIAHPALGVELPVMLWAAGLGIVSTGFAYFGISIVLKSIDANVYALVDIIVSPVVASIFGYLIFAEVPGRGIIYGGALLLAAGFWLTREMSRGRENQAVHPCQCV from the coding sequence GTGAGAACCCTCCTTCTGCTTGCCTTGATCACGTTCTCCGAGGCGACCATCGGTGTGTTCGTCAAGCTCACCGACGGGCGGATCCCAATCCAGACGCTGACCTTCTATGCCATGGCCTTCGCAGCGACTTTCCTGTTCATAGCGCGAGCCCTGGCAACTCGGCAATGGCCCCGCTTTCCCGCGGGCAACGTCAAGGACACCGCTATCATCGGCGTGCTGATCGCGGCCCAGGGCGGCGTATTCAATTTCGCGATGTCGCTTGTACCTATCGCCAACGCGGTGATCTTCTGGAGCATCGCGCCGTTCTTTGTGTTCATCTTTTCGGCGATTTTCCTCGGCGAGAAGGCGCGAAAAAGCTACATCCTGATATTCGCTATCGCCCTGGCCGGCATTGCGCTGGCCAACCCGCTCGGTGGCGGCCATATGCTGGGAAATTTCGTGGCGCTGGCCACCGGGGCGATCTACGCCGCGATGGTCACCTACATGCGCTACGAGGGTAAAACCGAGACCGGGAACGACATCGCCTGGTCACTGCTGGTCGCCGCACTTTCGCTTTCGCCGTTCCTCCTGATCGTCGGCCCCGGCCAAGTGGCGACGACGATCGCGCATCCGGCACTCGGCGTGGAACTGCCGGTGATGCTCTGGGCCGCGGGCCTGGGCATCGTCTCCACAGGTTTCGCCTACTTCGGCATCTCCATCGTCTTGAAGTCGATCGATGCCAATGTCTATGCCCTGGTCGACATCATCGTCTCGCCGGTTGTAGCCTCCATATTCGGATATCTGATCTTCGCAGAGGTGCCCGGACGAGGCATCATCTATGGTGGCGCCTTGCTGCTCGCCGCCGGCTTCTGGCTGACCCGCGAGATGTCGCGGGGCCGAGAGAACCAAGCCGTGCACCCATGCCAATGCGTCTAA
- a CDS encoding cation diffusion facilitator family transporter, with the protein MTMAHGNGGRSHAGHLPSSGAALAISAWLTGIYFVIELGIGLWTGSVAVISDAFHTFSAVGGVLVAIIAARLARRPADKDRSFGWYRAEIVGALVNGGFLLGMALVVIVMAGMRMTDPVDLPTTPMLWAAAGGLLTEFISLGLIWKQSRSDLNVRGALWHILQTFVGSLLIIVTALVIRFTGFLLIDPLLGMAFGFVLVWASWGILRDATHLLMEGTPAEIRLGEVTEALEALDGVEGAHHVHAWALTSGRYVFSGHLRIADGADPQAVLQAASSMLKDQYGFFFATLQVEAAYLDESDAEAIDVMRETRKKGQA; encoded by the coding sequence ATGACGATGGCTCACGGTAACGGCGGTCGCAGCCACGCGGGGCACCTGCCCTCCAGCGGCGCCGCCCTGGCGATTTCGGCGTGGCTGACGGGGATCTACTTCGTCATCGAGTTGGGCATCGGCCTGTGGACGGGATCGGTGGCGGTGATTTCGGACGCCTTCCACACCTTCTCGGCGGTGGGTGGCGTGCTGGTGGCCATCATCGCCGCCCGACTGGCCCGCCGCCCGGCCGATAAGGACCGCAGCTTCGGTTGGTATCGCGCCGAGATCGTGGGCGCCCTGGTCAACGGCGGCTTCTTGCTGGGCATGGCGCTGGTCGTGATTGTGATGGCCGGCATGCGCATGACCGACCCCGTTGACTTGCCCACTACACCCATGCTGTGGGCGGCGGCCGGTGGCTTGCTCACCGAGTTCATCTCGTTGGGATTGATCTGGAAGCAAAGCCGCAGCGACCTGAACGTCAGAGGCGCGCTGTGGCACATTCTTCAGACTTTCGTCGGCAGCCTGCTCATCATCGTCACCGCGCTGGTGATCCGCTTCACCGGGTTCTTGCTGATCGATCCGCTGCTCGGAATGGCCTTCGGCTTCGTCCTGGTATGGGCAAGTTGGGGCATCCTGCGCGACGCCACCCATTTGCTGATGGAGGGCACGCCCGCTGAGATTCGCCTGGGTGAGGTGACCGAAGCACTGGAAGCGCTCGACGGCGTTGAAGGCGCCCATCACGTGCACGCTTGGGCACTGACCAGTGGACGTTACGTGTTCTCCGGTCACCTGCGCATCGCCGACGGGGCCGATCCACAGGCTGTGCTCCAAGCCGCCTCCAGCATGCTCAAGGATCAGTACGGCTTCTTCTTCGCCACACTGCAGGTGGAGGCCGCCTACCTCGACGAGTCCGACGCCGAAGCGATCGATGTCATGCGTGAGACGCGCAAGAAGGGACAGGCGTGA
- a CDS encoding F510_1955 family glycosylhydrolase: protein MRPRRRRVARGIAVVAAVALLAGCSSTSETGTPQSTGGESSSPAGSDASQQPAPLIHVHGIARHPRTGDVLVATHQGLFQQVDGKLVRNGPAIDLMGFTIGDDGTLYASGHPAPGTDLPQPVGLITSQDTGRTWQVASRGGRSDFHALTAGPNGVIGFDGTLRHTSDKETWDTRDIPSPPRVLAASPTSGKVLATTSAGLLMSQDEGTTWTSLAPPEVAVLAAWADEETIVTSSAAGRLATSSDAGQTWTLHPGSIGPAEALWAGRTSDGQLEIIASVDGRVISTTDAGRTTQTLVQ, encoded by the coding sequence ATGAGGCCCCGTCGACGACGTGTCGCCCGAGGTATCGCTGTGGTGGCTGCGGTGGCGCTGCTGGCCGGGTGCTCTTCGACATCCGAGACCGGGACACCGCAGTCCACTGGCGGTGAGTCGTCCAGCCCAGCGGGAAGCGACGCGAGCCAACAGCCCGCACCCTTGATCCATGTTCATGGGATCGCTCGACATCCACGAACCGGCGACGTGCTGGTGGCGACCCATCAAGGTTTGTTCCAGCAGGTCGACGGCAAGCTCGTCCGCAACGGTCCTGCCATCGACCTGATGGGCTTCACCATCGGCGACGACGGCACTCTGTATGCCTCCGGCCACCCAGCACCCGGTACCGACCTCCCCCAGCCAGTAGGTCTCATCACGTCACAGGACACGGGTCGCACCTGGCAGGTCGCCTCACGCGGCGGGCGCTCGGATTTCCACGCTCTGACCGCCGGCCCAAACGGCGTCATCGGGTTCGACGGAACGCTTCGACACACCAGCGACAAAGAGACCTGGGATACGCGGGACATTCCCTCACCGCCACGGGTGCTGGCCGCTTCCCCCACGTCCGGGAAGGTGCTGGCCACCACAAGCGCTGGCCTGCTCATGAGTCAGGACGAGGGCACCACCTGGACCTCCCTCGCCCCACCAGAGGTCGCCGTCCTCGCCGCCTGGGCCGACGAGGAGACCATCGTCACCTCTTCAGCCGCGGGCAGACTGGCAACCAGCAGCGACGCCGGCCAGACCTGGACCCTTCATCCGGGGAGCATCGGGCCGGCCGAAGCGTTGTGGGCGGGCCGCACTAGTGACGGACAACTGGAGATCATCGCGTCCGTCGACGGGCGCGTGATCAGCACCACGGATGCAGGAAGGACCACCCAGACATTGGTCCAGTGA
- a CDS encoding multicopper oxidase family protein: MGSITRRGLLIGGLGTAGAAGLGTYAATKGSGASAPKGAFGAPTPVSPDPGQTVVTKSLTAKPITLDLAGRTVSTWGYGDAVPGPLLRATAGDFLRVTLDNQLPDETTIHWHGIRLRNPADGVPGMTQDPVKPETSYVYEFTAPDPGTYFFHPHVGVQLDRGLYAPLIIDDPNEPGGYDAEWVLVLDDWIDGTGTTPEQVLEKLLANDSGSGGMGGMGGMDHGEMGGMNHGAMDEAEPWGDAGDVTYPHFLINGRPPADPETLRAKAGQKVRLRIINAASDTIFTVALGGHRMTITHSDGFPVEPTETDAFYIGMGERYDAIVTLGDGAFPLVAKPVGKASGGQAMAVARTGSGAAPGGDASPRELTGRVLIGSDLRPAQAAKLPSRRPDATARLTLTGSMQPYAWGMNGAPFGKNEPLTVRAGQRLRINATNMTMMTHPVHVHGHTFALPSGLRKDTVLMAPMQSFAIDLDADNEGDWMIHCHNIYHAEGGMMIALEYIA, translated from the coding sequence ATGGGCTCTATCACTCGCCGTGGCCTGCTGATCGGTGGCCTCGGTACCGCTGGCGCAGCGGGCTTGGGAACGTATGCCGCCACCAAAGGATCGGGTGCCAGCGCGCCGAAGGGGGCCTTCGGCGCTCCGACGCCGGTCTCACCTGACCCGGGCCAGACGGTGGTGACCAAGTCCTTGACCGCCAAGCCGATCACCCTCGATCTAGCGGGCCGCACCGTCTCGACCTGGGGATACGGCGACGCCGTGCCTGGTCCACTTCTGCGGGCCACCGCCGGCGACTTCCTGCGCGTCACCCTCGACAACCAACTTCCGGACGAGACCACCATCCACTGGCACGGTATTCGTCTGCGCAACCCGGCCGACGGCGTCCCCGGCATGACGCAGGACCCGGTGAAGCCGGAGACCTCCTACGTCTACGAGTTCACCGCGCCCGATCCGGGCACGTACTTCTTCCACCCTCACGTCGGCGTTCAGCTCGACCGGGGACTGTACGCCCCGTTGATCATCGACGACCCGAACGAGCCAGGCGGCTACGACGCCGAGTGGGTCCTTGTCCTCGATGACTGGATCGACGGAACAGGCACCACGCCCGAGCAGGTCCTGGAGAAGCTCTTGGCCAATGACTCCGGATCCGGGGGCATGGGTGGCATGGGTGGTATGGACCACGGCGAGATGGGTGGCATGAACCATGGCGCCATGGACGAGGCCGAGCCGTGGGGCGACGCCGGAGACGTGACCTACCCGCACTTCCTGATCAACGGACGGCCGCCAGCGGACCCCGAGACGCTCAGAGCCAAGGCCGGGCAGAAGGTTCGTCTGCGAATCATCAACGCCGCCTCCGACACCATCTTCACCGTTGCTCTCGGGGGGCACCGGATGACGATCACGCACAGCGATGGGTTCCCGGTCGAGCCGACCGAGACGGACGCGTTCTATATCGGGATGGGCGAACGTTATGACGCGATTGTCACCCTCGGCGACGGGGCCTTCCCCTTGGTGGCCAAGCCGGTCGGCAAGGCCAGCGGCGGTCAGGCCATGGCCGTAGCCCGCACCGGAAGCGGCGCCGCACCCGGCGGGGACGCCAGCCCACGAGAATTGACCGGACGGGTCCTCATCGGCTCCGACCTGAGACCCGCCCAGGCAGCCAAGCTGCCCAGCAGGAGACCCGATGCAACCGCGCGGCTCACTCTCACCGGATCGATGCAGCCCTACGCATGGGGGATGAACGGAGCTCCGTTCGGCAAGAACGAGCCCCTGACCGTCCGGGCCGGGCAACGACTGCGGATCAACGCCACCAACATGACGATGATGACTCACCCGGTGCATGTGCACGGCCACACCTTTGCCCTGCCCTCCGGGCTCAGGAAGGACACTGTCCTCATGGCCCCCATGCAGTCTTTCGCCATCGACCTCGACGCCGACAACGAGGGCGACTGGATGATCCACTGCCACAACATCTACCACGCAGAGGGCGGCATGATGATCGCGTTGGAGTACATCGCATGA
- a CDS encoding response regulator transcription factor yields MSTRTPVEPLAKVLIIEDEKTLAEMIAAYLARSGYQTTVEHNGVAGVEAAREQSPDVVILDLGLPGLDGIEVCRQIRTFSDCYVIVVTARSDEVDTLIGLSVGADDYVTKPFSVRELVARVQTVLRRPRGGNAGNSSAAATPWVFGDLQVDPIGQQVHLKGEPVPLTPTERDLLMTLAQRPSMAFSRTQLIEEVWGGGWVGDEHLVDVHIAHLRRKLGDNPDLARYITTVRGIGYRMGPG; encoded by the coding sequence GTGAGCACACGAACCCCTGTCGAGCCGTTGGCGAAGGTGCTCATCATCGAGGACGAGAAGACGCTGGCAGAGATGATCGCCGCCTATCTCGCCCGCAGCGGGTACCAGACCACAGTCGAGCACAACGGCGTCGCCGGAGTCGAAGCAGCACGAGAGCAGTCCCCAGACGTGGTGATCCTCGACCTGGGACTGCCCGGACTGGACGGCATCGAGGTCTGCCGCCAGATCCGCACCTTCAGCGACTGCTACGTCATCGTCGTGACCGCCCGATCGGACGAAGTGGACACCCTGATCGGCCTCTCCGTGGGCGCCGATGACTACGTCACCAAACCCTTCAGCGTGCGCGAGCTGGTGGCACGCGTGCAGACGGTCCTGCGTCGCCCACGGGGCGGGAACGCCGGCAACTCCAGCGCTGCGGCAACCCCATGGGTATTCGGCGACCTTCAGGTCGACCCAATCGGGCAGCAGGTCCACCTGAAGGGAGAACCAGTTCCGCTGACACCGACCGAACGGGATCTGCTGATGACCTTGGCCCAACGGCCCTCGATGGCCTTCTCCCGCACGCAGCTCATCGAGGAGGTCTGGGGTGGCGGCTGGGTCGGGGACGAGCACCTGGTCGACGTCCACATCGCTCACCTGCGACGCAAGCTCGGAGACAACCCCGATCTCGCTCGCTACATCACCACGGTGCGCGGCATCGGCTACCGGATGGGGCCCGGATGA
- a CDS encoding sensor histidine kinase: MNKRVNTLSKGLAPRLLAGQILVLLAGALTTGLVAAVIGPPIFHDHLLQAGHQENAPELVHIEMAYRDASLIALGVSLLISLTGATAVAWFLARRLRQPLAQMTDAARELSRGHYSTRVPHVGAGTELETLTGAFNVMAARMEGVEDTRRRMLSDLAHELRTPIATLSAYHEGLHDGVVTLGDDSRLALTAQTERLARLAEDINEVSTTEEGHLALDIQRHKVADLLWAVYGGMRDSYSEKGLNLALDVDEATGLETLVDRVRFAQVMTNLLTNALRHTPAGGTITVAAGRDGGEAIITVTDTGEGMTPDQVLHAFERFYRGDSARTNDQRGSGIGLTISKAIIDAHHGGLTASSPGPGKGSCFTISLPLVR, translated from the coding sequence ATGAACAAGCGCGTCAACACACTCTCCAAGGGTCTGGCGCCTCGACTACTGGCGGGACAGATCCTGGTACTCCTTGCGGGAGCACTGACCACCGGGCTCGTCGCCGCCGTCATCGGCCCCCCGATCTTCCACGACCACCTCCTCCAAGCCGGGCACCAGGAGAACGCACCCGAGCTGGTCCACATCGAGATGGCCTACCGGGACGCCTCGCTCATCGCCCTGGGCGTGAGCCTGCTCATCTCTCTGACTGGGGCGACCGCGGTGGCCTGGTTCCTCGCCCGACGGCTGCGCCAACCGCTGGCGCAGATGACCGATGCCGCGCGCGAACTGAGCCGTGGCCACTACTCCACCCGCGTGCCTCATGTCGGTGCGGGGACTGAGCTCGAGACCCTCACCGGCGCCTTCAACGTGATGGCGGCCCGCATGGAAGGAGTCGAGGACACCAGACGACGGATGCTGTCCGACCTCGCCCACGAACTGCGCACGCCGATCGCGACCTTGAGCGCCTACCACGAGGGACTGCACGACGGCGTGGTGACCCTCGGTGATGACTCTCGTCTCGCGTTGACCGCCCAGACGGAACGGCTGGCGCGACTGGCCGAGGACATCAACGAGGTCTCCACGACCGAAGAAGGACACCTCGCCCTCGACATCCAGCGCCACAAGGTGGCTGACTTGTTGTGGGCGGTCTACGGGGGCATGCGTGACAGCTACTCGGAGAAGGGCCTCAACCTGGCCCTGGACGTTGACGAGGCGACAGGACTCGAGACCCTGGTCGACCGGGTCCGATTCGCCCAAGTCATGACCAACCTCCTCACCAACGCCCTCAGGCACACACCCGCCGGAGGAACGATCACCGTCGCAGCGGGACGCGACGGCGGAGAAGCCATCATCACCGTCACCGACACCGGCGAAGGTATGACACCCGACCAGGTGCTGCACGCATTCGAACGCTTCTACCGCGGCGACTCAGCTCGCACAAACGACCAACGAGGATCCGGTATCGGCCTGACCATCAGCAAGGCCATCATCGATGCGCATCACGGAGGACTCACCGCATCCAGCCCCGGCCCCGGAAAGGGCTCATGCTTCACCATCTCCCTGCCGCTCGTGCGATGA
- the uvrA gene encoding excinuclease ABC subunit UvrA: MTYDPSDTFVHVRGASEHNLRDVDVDIPRDAMVAFTGVSGSGKSSLAFGTLYAEAQRRYFESVAPYARRLLQQVGAPHVQEITGLPPAVALQQRRGAPSSRSTVGTITTLSNLLRMLYSRAGTYPEGAAHLAAEAFSPNTAAGACLRCHGLGVVHDVAEDLLVPDPSLSIRDGAIAAWPGAWQGANLRSIVSGLGIDIEKPWSRLKKKDRDWLLYTDEQPSVLIKPQRDRVDHGYYGKFWSARKHVMHVLADSTSERMRERALRFVRSVPCPECHGSGLRPEALAITVAGRSIAEVNAMSFAEVVALLRPVAELPEESNEVAVRICADLVARVEVLLDLGLGYLSLGRSSTTLSPGEAQRLRIATQLRSGLFGVVYVLDEPSAGLHPADAEPLLDVLARLKASGNSLFVVEHDMDVVRRADWVVDIGPGAGEGGGRVLYSGPVAGLEAVKESATSQYLFGRAEPLDHTPRTPHGHLHLRGVSRHNLTDVSVDIPLCVLTAVTGVSGSGKSTLVTQVLAELVRCHLGLAPEDPDQADLEVDVEDASGLESFDRLVLVDQRPIGRTPRSNLATYTGMFDAVRKLYAATDEAKARGYGAGRFSFNVAEGRCETCQGEGFVAVELLFLPGTYAACPTCHGSRYNPETLEVTYQGKTIADVLAMTVDDAATFLADVPAASRSLETLREVGLGYLRLGQPATELSGGEAQRIKLATELQRARRGHALYLLDEPTAGLHPADIALLLRQLHLLVEAGNTVVLVEHDLDTIATADWAIDLGPGGGDAGGRVVATGTPTDVASTEGSATAPYLARRLAQQPQADS, encoded by the coding sequence GTGACCTACGACCCGAGCGACACCTTCGTGCACGTGCGGGGCGCCAGTGAGCACAACCTGCGCGACGTCGACGTCGACATCCCGCGCGACGCCATGGTCGCCTTCACCGGGGTCTCCGGATCCGGCAAGTCGTCTCTCGCGTTCGGCACGCTCTATGCCGAGGCGCAGCGCCGCTACTTCGAGTCGGTCGCGCCGTACGCCCGTCGGCTACTGCAACAGGTCGGTGCGCCGCACGTGCAGGAGATCACCGGACTCCCGCCGGCCGTGGCCCTCCAGCAGCGGCGTGGTGCGCCGAGCTCCCGGTCGACGGTCGGCACGATCACGACGCTGTCGAACCTTCTGCGGATGCTCTACTCGCGCGCCGGGACCTACCCGGAGGGTGCCGCTCACCTGGCTGCCGAGGCCTTCTCGCCCAACACCGCCGCCGGCGCCTGCCTGCGATGCCACGGGCTGGGCGTCGTGCACGACGTGGCCGAGGACCTCCTCGTCCCGGACCCGTCGCTGAGCATCCGCGACGGCGCGATCGCCGCTTGGCCCGGTGCCTGGCAGGGCGCCAACCTGCGCAGCATCGTCAGCGGTCTCGGCATCGACATCGAGAAGCCGTGGAGCAGGCTGAAGAAGAAGGACCGGGACTGGCTGCTCTACACCGACGAGCAGCCGTCCGTGCTGATCAAGCCACAACGTGACCGCGTCGACCACGGCTACTACGGCAAGTTCTGGAGCGCCCGCAAGCACGTCATGCACGTGCTCGCCGACTCCACGAGCGAGCGGATGCGCGAACGGGCGCTGCGGTTCGTGCGGAGCGTGCCCTGTCCGGAATGCCACGGCAGCGGGCTGCGGCCGGAGGCGCTCGCGATCACCGTCGCCGGCCGCTCCATCGCCGAGGTCAACGCGATGTCGTTCGCCGAAGTGGTCGCCCTCCTGCGGCCCGTCGCCGAGCTGCCCGAGGAGTCCAACGAGGTAGCGGTGCGGATCTGCGCCGACCTGGTCGCGCGGGTCGAGGTGCTGCTCGACCTCGGCCTGGGCTACCTCAGTCTCGGCCGCTCCTCGACGACCCTGTCGCCCGGCGAGGCCCAGCGCCTACGCATCGCGACCCAGTTGCGGTCCGGCCTGTTCGGCGTCGTGTACGTGCTGGACGAGCCCTCGGCCGGCCTGCACCCGGCCGATGCCGAGCCGCTGCTCGACGTGCTGGCCCGACTCAAGGCGTCGGGCAACTCGCTCTTCGTGGTCGAGCACGACATGGACGTCGTACGACGCGCCGACTGGGTCGTCGACATCGGGCCGGGCGCCGGGGAAGGCGGTGGTCGGGTGCTCTACAGCGGCCCGGTGGCCGGCCTGGAAGCCGTCAAGGAGTCCGCCACGAGCCAGTACCTGTTCGGGCGCGCCGAGCCCCTCGACCACACCCCGCGGACCCCGCACGGCCACCTGCACCTGCGCGGCGTCTCGCGCCACAACCTCACCGACGTCTCGGTCGACATCCCGCTCTGCGTGCTGACGGCCGTCACCGGGGTCTCCGGATCCGGCAAGTCGACGCTGGTCACGCAGGTGCTCGCCGAGCTCGTGCGCTGCCACCTCGGCCTGGCCCCCGAGGACCCCGACCAGGCCGACCTCGAGGTCGACGTGGAGGACGCGTCGGGGCTCGAGTCGTTCGACCGTCTCGTCCTGGTCGACCAGCGCCCCATCGGGCGCACGCCGCGGTCCAATCTGGCGACGTACACGGGGATGTTCGACGCGGTGCGCAAGCTGTACGCCGCGACGGACGAGGCGAAGGCCCGCGGCTATGGCGCCGGTCGGTTCTCCTTCAACGTCGCCGAGGGCCGGTGCGAGACCTGTCAAGGCGAGGGCTTCGTGGCTGTCGAGCTGTTGTTCCTGCCGGGCACCTACGCGGCGTGCCCGACCTGTCATGGCTCCCGCTACAACCCCGAGACGCTGGAAGTGACCTACCAGGGCAAGACCATCGCCGACGTGCTGGCGATGACGGTCGACGACGCGGCCACGTTCCTCGCCGACGTCCCCGCGGCCTCCCGGAGCCTCGAGACGCTGCGCGAGGTGGGGCTGGGCTACTTGCGGCTGGGTCAGCCCGCGACGGAGCTCAGCGGCGGTGAGGCGCAACGCATCAAGCTGGCCACCGAGCTCCAGCGAGCACGCCGCGGCCACGCGCTGTACCTGCTCGACGAACCGACGGCAGGCCTCCACCCTGCCGACATCGCCCTGCTGCTGCGACAACTGCACCTGCTCGTCGAGGCCGGCAACACCGTCGTCCTCGTCGAGCACGACCTCGACACGATCGCCACCGCCGACTGGGCCATCGACCTCGGCCCCGGCGGCGGCGATGCGGGTGGAAGGGTGGTCGCCACCGGCACCCCCACCGACGTCGCCTCGACCGAGGGCAGTGCCACCGCGCCGTACCTTGCGCGCCGCCTGGCGCAGCAACCACAAGCAGACTCATGA